Proteins co-encoded in one Pararge aegeria chromosome 19, ilParAegt1.1, whole genome shotgun sequence genomic window:
- the LOC120632015 gene encoding senecionine N-oxygenase-like isoform X1 translates to MNLFYSVILCVLLMNINCAFSSKINKKKIPNPRVCIIGAGLAGLTSARYLQDEGISFTVLEGTRYVGGTWRYDPRVGTDENGLPLHTSMYKHLRTNLPKPTMELRGFPVPDDMPSFPSWKIYYKYIQEYVKHFDLARHIKFLHNVILVSRVQNMWKVKYQNVLTGEEFEDEFDFVIVGTGHYSKPNYPTIPNEELFTGTIIHSHDYREPEVYKDRRVLIVGAGPSGMDIAIDVAYHSKALVHSHHSRIKFREVFPKHYIRKPDIEEFNATGVLFKDGTYEDIDDVIYCTGFQYDYPFLDKSCGLDLSPRSVTPLYKYMVNIRQPTMVVMGLTVRACLVVALDAQSRYATALVKGNFTLPPQEEMMEEWNRRAELIRSKGRPLSDIHFLAEKEDDYYADLTEESGIERVPPVMFKIRTVDTQAKLESLYTYRNYAYTVLDNETFVRTLEDKNINRIR, encoded by the exons atgaatttattttatagtgttaTTCTTTGTGTCTTGTTGATGAATATAAACTGTGCCTTTTCATCTAAAATTAAtaag AAAAAGATACCAAATCCACGTGTATGCATCATCGGCGCCGGGCTAGCTGGTCTGACCTCTGCCAGGTACCTGCAGGATGAAGGCATCAGCTTCACGGTGCTGGAGGGTACGCGCTACGTTGGTGGCACGTGGCGGTACGACCCCAGGGTTGGCACTGACGAGAATGGCCTTCCCCTACACACCAGCATGTATAAACATTTGAG GACGAATCTCCCAAAGCCTACGATGGAACTGCGAGGTTTTCCTGTACCAGATGACATGCCCTCATTCCCCAGTtggaaaatatattacaaatacatacaggAGTATGTGAAACATTTCGATTTAGCAAGGCATATAAAG TTCCTACATAACGTAATATTAGTTTCTCGAGTACAAAACATGTGGAAAGTGAAATATCAAAATGTACTGACTGGCGAGGAGTTTGAAGACGAGTTTGACTTCGTGATTGTTGGCACGGGGCATTACAGCAAACCAAATTATCCGACCATCCCAAATGAAGAACTCTTTACAg GTACAATTATACACAGTCATGACTACAGAGAGCCTGAGGTTTACAAAGACCGTCGGGTACTTATAGTTGGTGCCGGTCCATCCGGCATGGACATCGCCATCGACGTGGCATATCACTCCAAAGCCCTAGTACATAGCCATCACTCCAGAATAAAGTTCAGGGAAGTCTTCCCCAAACATTATATAAGGAAACCGGATATAGAAGAGTTTAACGCTACCGGCGTTTTATTcaaagatggcacttatgaGGATATTGATGACGTCATTTATTGTACTG gtTTCCAATATGACTATCCATTCTTGGACAAGAGCTGCGGCCTGGATTTAAGCCCACGCAGCGTCACGCCGCTATACAAGTACATGGTGAATATCCGCCAGCCCACTATGGTGGTGATGGGACTCACCGTGCGAGCCTGTCTGGTTGTTGCTTTGGATGCACAG TCCCGCTACGCCACGGCGTTGGTGAAGGGCAACTTCACGCTGCCTCCTCAGGAGGAGATGATGGAAGAGTGGAACAGGCGTGCTGAGCTCATCAGGTCAAAAGGACGACCGTTATCCGATATCCACTTCCTAGCTGAAAAGGAG GATGACTACTACGCTGACTTGACAGAAGAATCTGGTATCGAGAGGGTTCCACCAGTCATGTTCAAAATCCGTACAGTCGATACACAGGCGAAACTTGAAAGCCTCTACACTTATAGAAATTATGCGTATACCGTTCTTGATAATGAAACATTTGTGAGGACTCTGgaagacaaaaatattaatagaataaGATAG
- the LOC120632015 gene encoding senecionine N-oxygenase-like isoform X2 translates to MKKIPNPRVCIIGAGLAGLTSARYLQDEGISFTVLEGTRYVGGTWRYDPRVGTDENGLPLHTSMYKHLRTNLPKPTMELRGFPVPDDMPSFPSWKIYYKYIQEYVKHFDLARHIKFLHNVILVSRVQNMWKVKYQNVLTGEEFEDEFDFVIVGTGHYSKPNYPTIPNEELFTGTIIHSHDYREPEVYKDRRVLIVGAGPSGMDIAIDVAYHSKALVHSHHSRIKFREVFPKHYIRKPDIEEFNATGVLFKDGTYEDIDDVIYCTGFQYDYPFLDKSCGLDLSPRSVTPLYKYMVNIRQPTMVVMGLTVRACLVVALDAQSRYATALVKGNFTLPPQEEMMEEWNRRAELIRSKGRPLSDIHFLAEKEDDYYADLTEESGIERVPPVMFKIRTVDTQAKLESLYTYRNYAYTVLDNETFVRTLEDKNINRIR, encoded by the exons ATG AAAAAGATACCAAATCCACGTGTATGCATCATCGGCGCCGGGCTAGCTGGTCTGACCTCTGCCAGGTACCTGCAGGATGAAGGCATCAGCTTCACGGTGCTGGAGGGTACGCGCTACGTTGGTGGCACGTGGCGGTACGACCCCAGGGTTGGCACTGACGAGAATGGCCTTCCCCTACACACCAGCATGTATAAACATTTGAG GACGAATCTCCCAAAGCCTACGATGGAACTGCGAGGTTTTCCTGTACCAGATGACATGCCCTCATTCCCCAGTtggaaaatatattacaaatacatacaggAGTATGTGAAACATTTCGATTTAGCAAGGCATATAAAG TTCCTACATAACGTAATATTAGTTTCTCGAGTACAAAACATGTGGAAAGTGAAATATCAAAATGTACTGACTGGCGAGGAGTTTGAAGACGAGTTTGACTTCGTGATTGTTGGCACGGGGCATTACAGCAAACCAAATTATCCGACCATCCCAAATGAAGAACTCTTTACAg GTACAATTATACACAGTCATGACTACAGAGAGCCTGAGGTTTACAAAGACCGTCGGGTACTTATAGTTGGTGCCGGTCCATCCGGCATGGACATCGCCATCGACGTGGCATATCACTCCAAAGCCCTAGTACATAGCCATCACTCCAGAATAAAGTTCAGGGAAGTCTTCCCCAAACATTATATAAGGAAACCGGATATAGAAGAGTTTAACGCTACCGGCGTTTTATTcaaagatggcacttatgaGGATATTGATGACGTCATTTATTGTACTG gtTTCCAATATGACTATCCATTCTTGGACAAGAGCTGCGGCCTGGATTTAAGCCCACGCAGCGTCACGCCGCTATACAAGTACATGGTGAATATCCGCCAGCCCACTATGGTGGTGATGGGACTCACCGTGCGAGCCTGTCTGGTTGTTGCTTTGGATGCACAG TCCCGCTACGCCACGGCGTTGGTGAAGGGCAACTTCACGCTGCCTCCTCAGGAGGAGATGATGGAAGAGTGGAACAGGCGTGCTGAGCTCATCAGGTCAAAAGGACGACCGTTATCCGATATCCACTTCCTAGCTGAAAAGGAG GATGACTACTACGCTGACTTGACAGAAGAATCTGGTATCGAGAGGGTTCCACCAGTCATGTTCAAAATCCGTACAGTCGATACACAGGCGAAACTTGAAAGCCTCTACACTTATAGAAATTATGCGTATACCGTTCTTGATAATGAAACATTTGTGAGGACTCTGgaagacaaaaatattaatagaataaGATAG